A genomic stretch from Theobroma cacao cultivar B97-61/B2 chromosome 4, Criollo_cocoa_genome_V2, whole genome shotgun sequence includes:
- the LOC18602814 gene encoding putative receptor-like protein kinase At3g47110: MLSGEIPDIFGNLTQPSDDQMDNNKLSGKIPNSLGFCQQIETLNLASNRLNGSIPNEIFRVSSLTNLNLSHNKLWGPLPSEVGNLKQLQVVDVSDNQLSGNLAASIGGCVTLQLLNLSKNNISGGIPGSVGKLTSLEVLDLSFNKFSGPIPRDLENLQYLKKLNLSFNHLEGEVPKGKVFLNLSLTSVQGNNGLCSGDQEIARYLELPQCKTRAIKRYHLLKILVSAAGVTLFLCLIFCFLWALRPGKKKNKVDKDGEPSPSLKGLLPMISYSDIRLATSNFAAENLIGKGGFGSVYKGSFITSDNGANTSNITLAVKALDLQQSKALQSFFAECETLRNIRHRNLMKIITSCFSIDHKGDQFKALLMEFMPSGNLDRWLYPEDMESGLSLSSLQRLNIAIDVASAMEYLHNDCEPPIVHCDLKPANVLLDENMAAHVGDFGLARFLPQHPSQEESSTIGVKGSIGYIAPEYGLGGKSSTSGDVYSFGIPLLEMFIAKRPTDGMFKEGLSLNQFESAVDSDQAFEIADPRLFKDF; the protein is encoded by the exons ATGTTATCAGGAGAAATTCCAGATATCTTTGGTAATCTTACACAACCTTCCGACGATCAAATGGACAATAACAAGTTATCCGGAAAAATTCCCAATAGCTTGGGATTCTGCCAGCAAATAGAGACATTGAACCTGGCTTCGAATAGGCTCAATGGAAGCATTCCAAATGAGATTTTCAGAGTTTCAAGTTTAACCAACTTGAATCTGTCACACAACAAACTTTGGGGTCCTCTCCCCAGTGAAGTTGGTAACTTAAAGCAGCTTCAAGTGGTGGATGTTTCTGATAATCAGTTGTCTGGGAATTTGGCTGCATCAATTGGTGGCTGTGTTACTTTGCAATTGCTCAACTTGTCCAAAAATAATATCAGCGGTGGAATTCCTGGTTCAGTAGGAAAGCTAACCTCCCTGGAGGTTTTGGATCTCTcctttaataaattttctggaCCAATTCCCCGAGACTTGGAAAATCTTCAGTATCTGAAGAAGTTAAATTTGTCTTTCAATCATTTGGAAGGAGAAGTTCCAAAAGGAAAAGTCTTCTTGAATCTTAGCCTGACCTCTGTTCAGGGAAACAATGGGCTCTGCAGTGGTGATCAAGAAATTGCAAGGTATTTGGAACTCCCTCAGTGTAAAACAAGAGCAATAAAAAGGTATCATCTGCTTAAGATTCTAGTTTCAGCAGCGGGAGTCactttattcttatgtttaattttctgCTTTTTATGGGCTTTGAGACctggaaagaagaaaaacaaggtGGACAAAGACGGTGAACCTTCACCTTCATTGAAGGGGTTGCTTCCAATGATATCTTACTCAGATATCCGGCTTGCTACAAGCAATTTTGCAGCTGAAAATCTGATTGGAAAGGGTGGTTTTGGCTCTGTTTATAAAGGTTCATTCATCACTAGTGACAATGGAGCCAACACCAGTAACATTACCCTTGCTGTGAAGGCTCTTGACTTGCAACAAAGCAAAGCCCTTCAAAGTTTTTTTGCtgaatgtgagaccttgagGAATATTAGGCATCGAAATCTCATGAAGATCATCACCTCATGCTTTAGTATTGATCATAAAGGAGATCAATTCAAGGCCTTGCTTATGGAGTTCATGCCCAGTGGCAACCTAGATAGGTGGTTATATCCTGAGGATATGGAATCTGGGTTATCATTATCCTCGTTGCAAAGACTCAATATCGCCATCGATGTAGCTTCTGCTATGGAGTACTTGCACAATGACTGCGAACCGCCAATTGTGCACTGCGATTTGAAACCTGCGAATGTACTTTTGGATGAAAATATGGCGGCTCATGTAGGGGATTTTGGATTGGcaagattccttcctcaacACCCTTCACAAGAGGAGAGCAGCACAATAGGAGTCAAGGGCTCAATTGGTTACATTGCTCCAG AGTATGGTCTAGGTGGCAAATCTTCAACCAGTGGAGATGTCTACAGTTTTGGAATCCCTCTGCTAGAAATGTTCATAGCAAAGAGGCCAACTGATGGAATGTTCAAAGAAGGATTGAGCCTCAATCAATTTGAATCAGCGGTGGATAGTGATCAAGCTTTTGAGATTGCTGATCCGAGGCTTTTCAAGGATTTTTGA
- the LOC108661631 gene encoding putative receptor-like protein kinase At3g47110 has translation MEHLHFLLLVFTIFQTRLYLGMSKMGCLEGARADKEALLSFKFQVTVPQNALSGWTRNSSHCTWYGVSCSSKGSRVQSLHLSWLGLGGTLGPQLSNFTFLHTLNLSHNLFHGQIQLEFSRLQLLQQIDLKNNFINGTIPAILSTCHNLETLRLEENRFSGKLPPELGSLQKLKTLSVSINNLTGSIPRTFGNLSSLTSLNLARNQSLAEIPSELGCLRNLQYFQLSGNHLTGEIPSSVYNVSSLFFLSVTQNNLGGKLPNDIVQAPPNLRQLYLAQNSFEGIVPGSISNASGIEYLDLSMNRFHGPVPLFGNMKKLIWLNLGSNFLSSTTALNFQLIDYLTSCKQLEIFMLFFQPACW, from the coding sequence ATGGAACATCTGCACTTCCTGCTACTGGTTTTTACCATATTCCAGACTCGTCTTTACTTGGGTATGAGCAAGATGGGATGTCTGGAAGGCGCCAGAGCAGACAAAGAAGCCTTGCTATCTTTCAAATTCCAAGTCACTGTCCCTCAAAATGCACTCTCAGGGTGGACGAGAAATTCCTCTCACTGTACTTGGTATGGTGTTTCTTGCAGCAGTAAAGGATCCCGAGTACAATCCCTCCACCTTAGTTGGCTTGGCCTTGGCGGCACCTTAGGCCCTCAGCTCTCAAACTTCACTTTCCTCCACACACTTAACCTTTCCCACAACCTATTTCACGGCCAAATTCAGTTGGAGTTTAGTAGGCTTCAACTTCTGCAGCAAATTGACCTGAAGAATAATTTCATTAATGGAACTATTCCAGCTATTCTTTCTACTTGCCATAACCTTGAAACACTTCGACTAGAAGAAAACAGATTTAGTGGTAAGCTTCCACCTGAGTTGGGCAGTCTGCAAAAACTCAAAACTCTCTCTGTCTCTATCAATAATCTCACTGGTTCAATCCCTCGTACATTTGGAAATCTTTCCTCTTTAACGTCACTTAATCTTGCAAGAAACCAGAGTCTTGCGGAAATTCCAAGTGAGTTGGGTTGCCTTCGCAACCTTCAATATTTTCAGCTCTCTGGGAACCATCTCACTGGCGAAATCCCTTCTTCTGTTTACAACGTTTCATCTCTATTCTTCTTATCTGTGACCCAAAATAACCTTGGAGGAAAATTACCAAATGATATTGTTCAAGCTCCTCCAAATCTCAGGCAACTCTATTTGGCGCAGAACAGTTTTGAAGGAATTGTACCTGGTTCTATCTCTAATGCTTCAGGCATTGAATATCTTGACCTCTCAATGAACAGATTTCATGGGCCGGTTCCTCTGTTTGGCAACATGAAGAAACTTATCTGGTTGAATCTTGGttcaaattttctctcttcaaCTACAGCCCTGAATTTTCAGCTGATTGATTATCTCACAAGCTGTAAGCAGCTAgaaattttcatgctttttttCCAACCAGCTTGTTGGTGA